Proteins from one Nerophis lumbriciformis linkage group LG08, RoL_Nlum_v2.1, whole genome shotgun sequence genomic window:
- the grhl3 gene encoding grainyhead-like protein 3 homolog: MTKETETLGVVFQSENFNYHNRLNTSYLMDSWSYLENTLPEESLSKPRLHPGDDLAAITMLYEQCKNQKEQKITGLSRNGSVCKPTERTPTNDLVSLETSANVMKILSESAPASYSLEVLGSKQNPSLPPSADTYATLTSVAADTDKQDLNIIFDSILQKWPEPGAFPDPNAETLNYNSGYAEDHSSPVYSGSYAGSPPERYRSELQFSLGAPAASSYKSSELPMVYLNKGQFYPITLQGVDSSACITTTKVKTVVMAVFENDKTPEMQLRFWNHWHARQPTVKQRVIDIADYKEVFSGISDVEEVAFNALSFIWNPNEEAKVFIGINSLSTDFSSQKGVKGLPLNLQIDTYDYSSGSNRLIHRAACQVKIFCDKGAERKMRDEERKRTKRRVKTTNDANANKSLVSSSMGSDCTFFQTLEDHITQPVLFIPEAHLSNLQRMAPTMDDNERNSLKRRYSEREQNSSPPSKQARREDSQRVLLYVRTSAEEVFDALMLSTPTLRGLREAISGKYGMQEDTIGKIYKKCKRGIYVNMDDNIIEHYTNQSAFLIEMSEAASGHFQVTLFEV, encoded by the exons ATGACCAAAGAGACTGA GACTCTGGGAGTGGTCTTTCAGAGCGAGAACTTCAACTATCACAACCGTCTGAACACAAGCTACTTAATGGACTCCTGGTCCTACCTGGAGAACACCTTGCCGGAGGAGAGCCTGTCCAAACCCAGACTCCACCCTGGGGACGACTTGGCAGCCATCACCATGCTTTATGAACAATGCAAG AACCAGAAGGAGCAGAAGATTACCGGCTTGAGTCGAAACGGTAGCGTCTGCAAACCAACAGAGAG GACTCCAACCAATGACCTTGTCTCTTTGGAGACGTCCGCCAACGTCATGAAGATCCTCTCCGAGAGTGCTCCGGCCAGCTACTCCTTGGAGGTGCTAGGATCCAAGCAGAATCCGTCCCTGCCGCCAAGCGCCGACACCTACGCCACCTTGACCAGCGTGGCGGCGGACACCGACAAGCAGGATCTCAATATCATCTTTGACTCTATACTGCAAAAGTGGCCTGAACCCGGCGCTTTTCCTGACCCCAATGCGGAG ACTCTCAACTACAACAGTGGCTATGCAGAGGACCACTCCAGTCCCGTCTACTCTGGATCCTATGCCGGATCCCCGCCTGAGAGATATAGGAGTGAGCTCCAGTTCTCCCTGGGTGCTCCCGCGGCATCCTCTTACAAATCCAGTGAGTTGCCCATGGTCTACCTGAACAAGGGGCAGTTCTATCCCATCACCTTGCAGGGAGTGGACAGCAGTGCCTGCATCACGACGACTAAAGTCAAG ACGGTGGTCATGGCGGTTTTTGAGAATGACAAAACCCCGGAAATGCAGCTACGCTTTTGGAACCACTGGCACGCACGCCAGCCAACCGTCAAGCAAAGGGTCATTGACATCG ccgactacaaggaagtgtttagcGGCATCAGCGACGTGGAAGAGGTCGCGTTCAACGCCCTTTCCTTTATCTGGAACCCCAACGAAGAAGCCAAG GTGTTCATCGGCATCAACTCGTTGAGCACAGACTTCTCGTCCCAGAAAGGCGTGAAGGGCCTGCCCCTCAACCTCCAGATAGATACCTACGACTACAGCTCGGGAAGCAACCGGCTCATACACAGAGCTGCTTGCCAAGTCAAGATTTTCTGCGATAAG GGGGCCGAGCGAAAGATGCGCGATGAGGAGAGGAAGAGGACCAAGAGGAGGGTGAAGACGACCAATGATGCCAATG CCAACAAGTCCTTGGTAAGCAGCTCCATGGGAAGTGACTGCACCTTCTTTCAGACCTTGGAAGACCACATCACACAGCCAGTCCTCTTCATCCCTGAGGCACATCTATCCAACTTACAGCGCATG GCCCCAACCATGGACGACAATGAGAG aaattcACTAAAGAGGAGGTACTCGGAAAGAGAGCAGAACAGTTCTCCACCCAGCAAGCAAGCCCGCAGAGAAGATTCCCAAAGAG TCCTGCTCTACGTGAGGACCAGCGCCGAGGAGGTCTTCGACGCGCTCATGCTCAGCACGCCAACGCTGAGGGGCCTACGAGAAGCG ATTTCAGGAAAGTACGGCATGCAAGAAGACACCATTGGGAAAATCTACAAGAAATGCAAACGAGG